The genomic segment tataaataatacgTAGGTCAGTGAATTCAAGATTTGGATTTCCCTTGTCTGGAAACAGGCTTCTAAATGTCAAGTTCTAAGATAAACGTGTACATTTGAGTTGTATACAACTCAAAGGAACTCTAAGGCGCTGTAGACCCACATTGATTGATGACAGAGTTAAGCGGTGAGAATCATTTCACTAAATAACTGAAATTATGACTACCACTGATAATAAATGGACCCTCCCTGAAAACAATTTTAGTCCTGTATCATGTCTATGAGAAGGAAATCACCAAACTCACCATTAAACAAGCTACACTTGAAAAGTCCAGGAAACTGGAATAAAATAGACacattaatatttgaaaaattgatgaaaaacaGATAACCTCGAGATCTCCTGCATTCACGGAATATCTCACTTATAAACCTGCCCACTTGGTCCTTGTTGCTGTTCTTTACATAGTCCCCAGCCCATATAAAAGGTGATGGTTGTGTTAGACAATCGACAAACAACCTAAACTATCTGACATATACAGAAGATGTGAGGAGATTTAAGACAAATACTCTCAATAGCTAGAGTCACTTTCCCATGCTCATAGTAGAACAATCACACGAAGACCAAAGTACCCTGAGATTAGGATTAAATTCTCAGTAATTTCTGGGGTCAGTGTCAGCGATAAATATGGTAGTAAACCATTATAGTTACACAAGTGAGAGCTCATTAGTTATATAGATGCTATCTATTGTCAATGACATGTCATGAATCTAGTagtagataatatttttaatgtaaaagaaTGAAGGAAGAAACAAGCATCTACTGATAAAATTACCAGAAGATCTTCATGATTTTTCCGAAATTCAGCCTCAGTTTTAGAAGAATCCCATGCTATATTGTATTCTTCAGCAATCTCCCTCAAGACCTTGAGTTTTACCTCTCCAGATGGAGCAGTAACTGAAAGCTTTTCAATGATCTGAAAAAACCATATCAGATGAACAGCTGGACTAATGATATTATGCAATTGTTTAGAAGCTGTAACAGTTTGCTACTCAGAAGCTGCAATTAGAGATATATCACCGTGCGGTTTACGCCTGAATCAGGACGAAGTTCTGATGCTGCAGAGACAAATTCTTTCCCATATTTAGTGGTAAACAAGTTCTTGATGTGCAATAAGTCTGGTACATCAGAACATCTAGGAGCAGCAAAAATTATACTTGCAATGGCTTCTCGCAATTCCGAGGGGCATTCCCTATCATGTGGAGAAGGAAGGCTTCAAGTTTGactaaaaatattttgcttTAAATTGTATAAGGCGCAACTGTTAGTAAACTCAATTCAGTTATGAAAATGAATAGTCTCTGTTCTGAAAGTGATTTCGtacatgatttatttatttagttgcTAATAAGTAACATGTCTCATTTCAAGGTTCAGAAATATTAAAGTGCCACATATTTCAGTATGCACAGGGTCAATATACTAACACAAcacatacaaatataaaaaaagttatcaagTATAGGTAAAGTACACTATTCCTCCCTAATGTTatgtaaaaaacaattttgCTAAACCAAGTTTAAAACCATACATTGTACCCTATTTAAGTTCAGAAACAAGGTCATTGAATCACAATTTATATTGCAAATTGTTATGCTAATTTTTTAATCATGATTCATAAATTGTGCAAGTGAAGAGAGTATATTCACAAAAGTCACTGAAAGCACCAGTGCGGAGAGTACATTATACAGTTTTTAGCCCCATGAAAAGCAAGAGACCAAGAAGGACATTGGAGAAAATGGTCAGCATGGATCTCATGgtaaacaatattataaaagatttatttaaaacaaacagAATGGCATTTTGTAATCTAAGTAGCCAATCTCACCTAGAGAAATctgtttttgttgttatttatttgatcGATTCATAAATTGTATGAAATTGTAAAGTTTGGTGacataacaaaaaataactTGAAATACATCACTTAAATAATGGGCAGTGCTAAATCCAATAATTTTAAACTAGAAAGGGACCTAAAGTCCCACACAACAGAATCACGAGATATAGCAGAGTGTTTGAAACCTATATTTAACAAGACTTTAAACAGTAAGGGAACAGCCAAATACCATAGATAATGAGTGAGTGACAATGCGGAACCCCTGTTTTAGAAGAATGAAACTAAAACATCAGATTAATAAAAAAGGATGTGTTTAGTAGTACTcctttagtttcttttcttttgtattgGTGATATGGAATTGCATTGATTCATCCATGTATCgtaatttataatattcttaGTCATCCCCAGCTTCATCTCTTTACGCCAGTAGCCAAATCATATCAAAGTCATACCAATTGTGATTCAAATTGCAAATCATAAGATTCTAATACTatgttcaaaaatatatatattacccCCCTTGAAGATTCAAAAACGATGAAATCACAAATACTTGGGTTTCAACTGACAATAGAGGCcatctaatatatttttcactGTTACATTCACCAAAAAACTACCAATAGTGTACACAGACTTTCCCTGTTTCTGATTTCTAATGTATCGAGAAAAGCATATCACTGGTAAAGTTTAGTGAAGCAGAAAGATTCAGAAAGATTGATCAATTTCACATTTGTGAAAAATAGCATGGAAATCACAATCTGATTTGCACGAGTACTAAAGTTCAGGTCCGTTAACCATGGAGAAAATACACAGCATGACAGTATGCGATGTGCCAATAAGTACTCTAATGACCCGAGGACTTACCTCTGGTTCTCAATTATAGGTACACGCGCAAGAACAAATTCACAGAACAACTCCAAGATTTCATATGCAGCCCATATATTTTGTTCTCGTATAATATGCTCCACCTATTTAAATCAGCACATTTTACAAAGGCATGTCACAACACAGGGAGAAAAGATTCAGACAGAAACTAACAACTATTAACCAACCCTTCAAGGATTACCCGGATTCTAGCAATTGCCTCTTGGCCAGCCTGCAAGAATTGGCTTATCTCCTTGCACATTTGTTTCAGTTGCACATCTCTTTTGTTCTGTAGCAGCTTAATGCGTGAAATTGCGAGGTTCAGGCATGTTTTGCTACAAGATGAAAAAACAACGAAAAGCCAAATGGTCACTGGTGTACTTCGTAATAGATAGATAGTTCAGTGAACAACCTATAGAACATTCATTAAAATCCAAAGTGCAAAGCAACCTTTtgaacaatcacaatcacaccAAGGACAGACATAGACACGATACATCAACCAAGGATCCGTGCCCTTATCTGAATAGGTCCCTTTCCCCAACAACCCAATATCTGGCTATACACATTGGATATACCTCAATATCTTACAATACATGTTTCAAGAAAGTAAATAAACCCTAAGGAGTCAAAACTGAAATTGAATTTGACacaaaaatatcatttcaattacaatttGAGCAAGCttatgaaaaaagaagaaaaaattgcaAAACTAGTTTGAGGAAAGTAAAATCCAGTCACATAGAAAATCCCAAAACCTAAATCATGTAGCTTTATGAGAATCAGAAAAGTGAAATCATATAAACAATCGGAAATCACCATCGAGTTCCCAAAACGCCTCTGTTAAAAAGCTGGTTAAGAAGTGACATGGTGCCTGTTTCTTAGATACCACTGCCCGTGGTAGGGTGAGACCAATGGAAACAACAAATGTCTCTGCCcttcaaatatatttcttttctcatcCATCCTATTACTGCATTggttttttcacattttttttaaaggttgAAATGCAATAATCACTGGCCTATACATCCTGTGTAATATATTGTATTctgttaataaatttaaatttaatttattttattttaagttttttaatattttagtctaaatttataattgatttttaaaacaatataattgtatgtagaattaatttaatttttttttgtatagtAATCTCAATAGAAAGAATTacattattgttattttgataatatagaaatattattatgaaaacgTTTTTGAAAGGGAAGAGaatattttgagaaaatattattgttGGGAAGGAACACAATCGAatggtttgaaaaataaaaattttgtagtaaatttatttataaatccagttgataattaatattttaaattttatttgaagttaactataaatttttaacaataatattaacttgaactaaactttaaatattattcttattattccatataaaacaactataaatcaaataatcaattaatatatttatttgtaacatctttaaacaatatttgtatataataaataattaaatatttcattaaaattaataattatataatgaatataataaataatgattataTTGAAACATAATAAGATTAGTTTAAAATTGTATTGACACATAGTATGAAGTgattgattaaaattatattaaaacataatattaaaattgtattaaaaaattttaatctaaATCTTAAAATACAACAAACCACAAAGTATTActaagtaaaatataataatttttaataaaaaatattatccaaatataaaaattataaatcaattaaatgaatggacaaaaagataataaaattgaaagtgATGACATTTTATACCATTACCCTcaataaataagttaataataatattattaagaataaaataaaataagtaaacatgcacataaaaaaatgtatcatttttatatatattgttatagatatagttatagataaaatgaattttagttattaaaataaaaaattattataagtaatattgtgtaaataaattttttattatgagtacttatttaaatttgaaaagtaattactaaaatgataaaggtgtaaataattatttttaatgagtagttatttgaattgaaaaaatagttactaaaatgataaaacttaaaaaattagtttgtttagtataaaaattatttaaattttaaaagtagtaattaagaaaataaaattgaaaaaataaaaaaggacaTAAAAGAGTTGtatcttctttatatataattatagataatacataatatataatatatagtataTTGTTTGTGttcaatatatataacttatgcAAATACTCTTATGGAAGGTTTGTGAAAAATAATGttccattttcttaaaaaaaataattaataagaagAAATTAGTGTAAGAAGTTAACACAaacattaaaagtaaaatgGTGAAATGATTATAAGAAatgaaacatttaaattaaaattatctaatATCAGTAACAACATTACAGCCCCAGGATCAAGTGTTCATAATTGATCTAAAACTAAAAgcaacaacaaaatatttttaagcaaAACACACGataaatccaaaaataaaacatcataaCTAAGTAGATAGatcaatataaattatttttaaattctctcAAACTTTATAGTCTTCTTAAAATAGATATGAGTTGAAATCACTTTTCTCTCAATCTTAATAGTCtttttaagattttcttttcaatattcTGTTTTGAGAGTCGAAAACACTCGTACCATTTTCTATCATAGAAATGAGAGTAACATCAAAACTCAAGTAAACCCTTAAACACTGGATCTCATTATCATTTAACTCATTTCAGAACTTAACGTGTAATTCTTGTACAAAATgagaaaaatttagaaaacataTAAAGTGAGATTGGTTAGAAAATTTTTTTACAACCAGATATCTGCTGTCCCATGGAGATTAgtaatcaacaaaataaatagatattccATATTAACAATGTAAAAAGGAAAATGgcatattttatagattttaaatagtcttaatttaaaatttactggTACGAATTTGAATAAATCTCTCCAATACACAATTCTGAATTTGTTAAGCAATTACATTAAACTCTACAATATTCAATCTGAGATTCACTATTTGTTTGACAACAGAATAGCAGCTTAGTATGAAAAAGTTGAAGAAATGACAAacaaattcatttcaaataattcaCAAAAAATTGTGTACGAATATTcgtgtaaaatttatattattgttttcctCACTGAACTGTTAATTTCACAAATATTCTCACAAACAACTCACTATAAACCTCATTCAAGTTAGCACCTAGAATCAAGCCATGAGATAATGTCATTATGAACAGCAGAAATTCTGTCATCAGGTTCTCCTTCCAAGATGCCGTGGTAACCTCCTTCATAGATCTTCAGTGTCTTATCCTTGCTAGAAGCTTTCTCATAAAGAAATTGACTCACTAATGGATCTGTCACCTTATCTGCTGCCCCGTGAAGAATCAATAAGGGAGCTGAAACCTGCATTACTCTCAATACATATAAATGTCCTCAATTTATATGACAGTTACTGCACacaaaaaaaagcaaaaactaaCCACCTTGTGTAATTGTAACTCGATTTCTTGAGTGGCACTTAGAAGCTCCATGCCAGTTTTCAATCGTGTTGGATCATCATAAGAAATAACATTGTAACCAGCCTATAAAGGAAAGAATCAAGTCCTATAATTAGTTTGTACCGTTGTGCAAACTTTTAGTGACTAGTTCTGCATGAAGTTTTTTCAAAGTTCACAACAATCAATGATAGAAGATACTTTGGATCAGTTCATGCACTTGAAATCACTATATAAGAATTAAGGCAAGGGTGCATGTCACGACCATTTCAACTTGTAAGCATGGAACATTTAGGGGTTTACAAAAATTACCAACCACTTTTCTTTTGCGAGGTTCTCGGAAAGTTAGCTCAGATATATCTTTGTGTGGGAACAGCTTTGCCTTTGGCATCACTTTAGACAGAATACTTAATACCTTCAAAACTGCAGTTGGCGGTAGCATACCCTCTGCGATCTTCGCACCAAAACAAGAATAAATCGGGTTATCTGATACATATTCAAATATTCTCAAGAAAGGCTAACGGGTTGTTTCATTTTCCTATAGATTGATTTTGGACTCCTTTCCATTTTTAGACAAGCATTAACTTTTAAAATCCATTGAATGTATCAGAtacaaattataaagaaaatcaCAAACATAAATTATTGATAAGGAAAACAAACTTTAAAACTAGATCCACTCATAATCGGATCATAAAACTCTGTGATACATATtacatttttcttctctttctaaTATTGACAGTGCCTATTGAATTAGGAGCTATTAGTCACACATTGGAGGGTGATGTTTGTCATGTCCGACGTTTATTGCCAACATATAATTTTGAGGGTAGAACcttgagaaaaacaaaaactgaaCCTTTGAGATGACAAAGACGTGATAAGAATAAAACAGTTCAACGCTCTCAAACTATATAATAAGAACATGAAAATTATACTAATGAAGTCGGTGACATGAACTGCAACACAGAGGAATGTGCTTACTTTACACATTGGTGCAACAAGGATTACTCCATCCCAAGTGTTTGGTTCCTTCAAATGTACCTTAAGAGCAATTGCTCCACCCATAGACTGCCCCATAATATATCGAGGCAACCCACTCACCTCAGGCCTGTCTGTCAATTGAAATATAATGCATGCATTTTCCCATATGAAagattacaaattacaatagtGATCAATATCATATCATGGATGCAAAAAGGTCTTACCTTTGATTTTTGAATAATGTTCTATAACGGCATTAACCAAATCATCAAAATCTGGTATATAACCGTGTAAGCCATCAGATAGACCAAAACCTGGATAGTCCATAGCATAAACACCATACCCAAAAGCAGCTATTCTTTTGGCAATacctaaataaaaaatcaaatgttCTCCCTGTTACATTTGGCAAGTTTCTAGCTTTGATAAAAAATTGATAgcacaacaaacaacaaagggCAAATTAGCTACTTGggatcaattatattttttaccaCTCTAATCATgacttttctattttgtttacAATTTTTAAGTTGTAATTTAGTCCTCGTCAATATTTTTCTCCCCTGTACAGTCTCTTTTAATCTTTGTTTGCTTTGTCTATTTAAAGGGATCAAAGCAAAACTCATAACATTTAACAGGACAAAATCTGCAAGTAAAACAGATACTC from the Vigna angularis cultivar LongXiaoDou No.4 chromosome 3, ASM1680809v1, whole genome shotgun sequence genome contains:
- the LOC108326531 gene encoding uncharacterized protein LOC108326531 isoform X1 → MSLLNQLFNRGVLGTRCKTCLNLAISRIKLLQNKRDVQLKQMCKEISQFLQAGQEAIARIRVEHIIREQNIWAAYEILELFCEFVLARVPIIENQRGSALSLTHYLWECPSELREAIASIIFAAPRCSDVPDLLHIKNLFTTKYGKEFVSAASELRPDSGVNRTIIEKLSVTAPSGEVKLKVLREIAEEYNIAWDSSKTEAEFRKNHEDLLGGAKQVSAGVTLSHTPSRNGSNNPPSRTKEPSNKSVHDKQEYKQLEAPSLSNNNSALNINEIEQSHKNNDVPAGDAQSETRFQSSDVLEKARAAIASADRASAAARAAAALVQSSFASLKLEGK
- the LOC108326531 gene encoding uncharacterized protein LOC108326531 isoform X2; translated protein: MSLLNQLFNRGVLGTRCKTCLNLAISRIKLLQNKRDVQLKQMCKEISQFLQAGQEAIARIRVEHIIREQNIWAAYEILELFCEFVLARVPIIENQRECPSELREAIASIIFAAPRCSDVPDLLHIKNLFTTKYGKEFVSAASELRPDSGVNRTIIEKLSVTAPSGEVKLKVLREIAEEYNIAWDSSKTEAEFRKNHEDLLGGAKQVSAGVTLSHTPSRNGSNNPPSRTKEPSNKSVHDKQEYKQLEAPSLSNNNSALNINEIEQSHKNNDVPAGDAQSETRFQSSDVLEKARAAIASADRASAAARAAAALVQSSFASLKLEGK
- the LOC108325139 gene encoding caffeoylshikimate esterase isoform X2, which translates into the protein MEMSEALRFRSHNFSLFPRAPISSTEHPHNLMPISPKFSSNTRLSVTTAKKKSSIEGVSEELTAIASLNLDFAPSRRRVRSAFTEVHQQLDHFLFKAAPAGIKTEEWYERNSRGLEIFCKSWMPESGVPLKAALCFCHGYGSTCTFFFEGIAKRIAAFGYGVYAMDYPGFGLSDGLHGYIPDFDDLVNAVIEHYSKIKDRPEVSGLPRYIMGQSMGGAIALKVHLKEPNTWDGVILVAPMCKAGYNVISYDDPTRLKTGMELLSATQEIELQLHKVSAPLLILHGAADKVTDPLVSQFLYEKASSKDKTLKIYEGGYHGILEGEPDDRISAVHNDIISWLDSRC
- the LOC108325139 gene encoding caffeoylshikimate esterase isoform X1: MEMSEALRFRSHNFSLFPRAPISSTEHPHNLMPISPKFSSNTRLSVTTAKKKSSIEGVSEELTAIASLNLDFAPSRRRVRSAFTEVHQQLDHFLFKAAPAGIKTEEWYERNSRGLEIFCKSWMPESGVPLKAALCFCHGYGSTCTFFFEGIAKRIAAFGYGVYAMDYPGFGLSDGLHGYIPDFDDLVNAVIEHYSKIKDRPEVSGLPRYIMGQSMGGAIALKVHLKEPNTWDGVILVAPMCKIAEGMLPPTAVLKVLSILSKVMPKAKLFPHKDISELTFREPRKRKVAGYNVISYDDPTRLKTGMELLSATQEIELQLHKVSAPLLILHGAADKVTDPLVSQFLYEKASSKDKTLKIYEGGYHGILEGEPDDRISAVHNDIISWLDSRC